The genomic stretch CTGGGGACCCTTGGGCCCGTCGGTGATCTCGAACTCCACTGCCTGACCGTCAGCGAGCGACTTGAAACCGGGCTCCTGGATGGCCGAGTAGTGCACGAAGACGTCTGAGCCGTCATCCTTCTGGATGAAGCCCCAGCCCTTCTTCTCGTCGAACCACTTCACCTTGCCGGAGATTCTCATGAAAATCCCTACCCCCTTTCCCCTCAGGATGCGTACCGCCGGAGAACTCCAGCGGAAGACGTGCGCGAATCCATGACGGGCATTGAAATAGCGATTTCCGACCCTTCTTGTCAAGGGGCAAATTTGCTTGACCCCGAGCGAGTTTAGCAGGTATAAACGGCGGATCATGATCATCGTCATGCGCCAGGGGGCCCCCAAGAAGGAGCTCAACGAGGTCCTCAAGGCCATCCGGGACCTCGGCTACAAGACCCACATCATCCACGGCGTCGAGCGCGACGTCATCGGCGCCATCGGGGACGAGCGGGGCAAGGCCCGCCTCCAGTCGCTCGAGTCGCTCGCCGGGGTCGAGAAGGTCGTCCCCATCCTCAAGCCCTACAAGCTGGCGAGCACCGAGGTCAAGCCGGAGCCGACGGTCATCGAGGTCGGCGGCGTGAAGATCGGCGGCGACGCCTTCGTCGTCATCGCCGGCCCCTGCTCGGTGGAAAGCCGCGAGCAGATCCTCGAGACCGCCGCCGCCGTGAAGAAGGCCGGCGCCCGCATCCTGCGTGGCGGCGCCTACAAGCCGCGCACCTCCCCTTACAGCTTCCAGGGGATGGAGGAAGAGGGGCTCAAGCTGCTGGCCGAGGCGCGCGAGGCGACCGGTTTGCCCGTGGTGACGGAGATCGTCAACCCGGCGGACGCCGAGACCATCGCCAAGTACGCCGACATGTTCCAGGTGGGCGCTCGCAACGTGCAGAACTTCGCGCTGCTCAAGGTGCTCGGCCAGCTCGACAAGCCGATCTTCCTCAAGCGCGGCATGATGACGACGATCGAGGAATTCCTGATGTCCGCCGAGTACATCCTCGCCGAGGGCAACCGGCGGGTGATCCTCTGCGAGCGGGGCATCCGCACCTTCGAGCGGGCCACGCGCAACACGCTCGACATCTCCGCGGTCCCCGTGCTCAAGGGGATGACGCACCTGCCGGTGGTCATCGACCCGAGCCACGCCGCCGGCCACTGGCAGTACGTCCTGCCGCTCGCCAAGGCGGCCGCCGCGGTCGGCGCCGACGGCCTGATGATCGAGGTGCACCCGCACCCCGAGCTGGCCGTGAGCGACGGCCTGCAGTCGCTCAAGCCCGAGAAGTTCCGCGAGCTGATGCGGGAGATCAAGCCCTTCGTCCGGGCCGCCGGCCGCGAACTGTAGCCCGACGTCCCGCCTTCCGCCCGCCGTGGGACCCACCCCGACCCAGCGCAACGCCGGGCCGGGGCGCGAGCGGGCCGCGGCCGCCCTCCTCGCGCTCCTGCTGATCGCCGCGGTCTTCGCGGTCTACGGCCAGACCGTCGGCTTCGGCTACGTCTTCGACGACCGCAGCTACATCATCGGCAACCCGGGCTTCAAGAAGGGGCTGACGCGCGAGGGGATCCGCTG from bacterium encodes the following:
- the aroF gene encoding 3-deoxy-7-phosphoheptulonate synthase, producing MIIVMRQGAPKKELNEVLKAIRDLGYKTHIIHGVERDVIGAIGDERGKARLQSLESLAGVEKVVPILKPYKLASTEVKPEPTVIEVGGVKIGGDAFVVIAGPCSVESREQILETAAAVKKAGARILRGGAYKPRTSPYSFQGMEEEGLKLLAEAREATGLPVVTEIVNPADAETIAKYADMFQVGARNVQNFALLKVLGQLDKPIFLKRGMMTTIEEFLMSAEYILAEGNRRVILCERGIRTFERATRNTLDISAVPVLKGMTHLPVVIDPSHAAGHWQYVLPLAKAAAAVGADGLMIEVHPHPELAVSDGLQSLKPEKFRELMREIKPFVRAAGREL
- a CDS encoding cold shock domain-containing protein is translated as MSGKVKWFDEKKGWGFIQKDDGSDVFVHYSAIQEPGFKSLADGQAVEFEITDGPKGPQAANVIKAAQA